AGGTGACCGAGAATGGCAAACAGGAGCGTCATCTAGTTGCAACAGTTGGAAAGTTCAGTGTGATATGGAACTTTCAGCAAGTAAAGAACAGTGCACATGAGTGCTACCAGAGCCAGGAAGGCCTCAAGAGCTGTTACTGCTACAAAATCGTCTTGAAAGATGAGTCCATTGTTGAAAGCCGCTTCATGCATGACAAATTTGCAGTTAGTAACTCACCTGAGGCTCCATTGGTGGTTGCAACCCCAATGAAAGTCAGCTCCTTCAGCATATCGAGCAAGCGATGACACTGTTGAATAATCTATGGTTAATgagtttgcatttttttttttttttttcaatgcaaACTGTGTTTGCATTCTTGACTGACTTATCTGTATGTGGCAATTGGTTAAATGCCACATTTGGACCATTTGATTGTATCagattttcattttctgtttatGTAATTGCATTAGTGATTGTGTTGTTTCTTGATTGTCTAAATTGAATTTCATCTGCTTGTTTTTGCGCATGGAAGTTGTCTCAGATTCAAGATCCTACTTGGGATGAGGGTCAGATTATCTGTAGTTGTCTCAACTGTGACTCTTTGGAACCTGAGATCTAGCTTCCTGGGGTGTGAATATCATCTGATGCTGATGTAGAGTTTGAGGATTGAGGGGtacatttatttttaaaccctaaaaattatAATGAGGATTCTTTGATCAGCATTTCCAGTTCACAACCACAGGGAATTCCTCTTGGATCAGCAGCATCTGCTGTTTAATTTCTCAAGATGGGAAACTGATTAAATTGTTGATCGCCAGAATAGGCATTGACCAATCCAGTAAATTGGCCCTTTAATATAGATAGAGCCTTCAAATGTGTATGCAAGTGTGCATAATGAATGCTGCATTCAGGGATAGATCTCAGTGTGACGCAGGGGTAAAGAGTATCGTCGGTATTTCATTGTTCTTCTATTCATCAATATCCCCTTCGTCCCTTCTTCCAGTGTATAACAAGCGAGGTTTCCCTCGTGATGAATGAACATTGAAGAGGATTGAGCTACTTGAACTGAGTTTCCCTTCACTGAATTCCTCCACAGAGCTGTGATTCTGAAAATGTTGCCTTGCGTCCCTTGTTGCCTCATTCCATACCCTCCCCCACCCTCCAAAACAAAAATTGCCTTAAAAGGTCTTCTAGATTGTCCAGCTGAAAATGCTTTCATTAATGGTCTAATTTATTGTACCATTTGAAAGAATGATGAGACAATTGTACCTGTTAAATAGAGGGGTCACCATTGTTTGAATAGTCATGCCTCAAATTTCAGAGCCTAATTTAattgagggagaaagaaaactatccatttatgtgtgtttAAGCCTAAACATAAGCGGACATGAAAATATTGTGTTGCCTCTACCCGATGTGCTGAAGATGCCTGTGTGCAACCGCCTTTAAAACATTGACACATTGGCTGTGTAAGCTGGTAGTATTCTCATGCCAATAATTAGATACACTCGTATGTGTTGACATGCGTACACATTGGCTGCAGAAGCGGGTAGTATTCTCGTGCCAATAATTAGATACCCTCGTATGTGTTAGACATGCGTTgtatctagttttttttttttctttttaaataatgaTGGGAGGATTAAAGGATAGGAGCCCATGAATTGTGGGGCCCGGCTCAAATGCAGTTGGGTTCTGTGGTGCCAATTAGTGGAGTTGTCGATAGAGGAAAGATAGAGGGAAGGAGATATGGCCGCTACAATGGGAAGTAGAACCCTCTTTCACCCTTTCTCAGCTgcagctgctgctgcttcttcttcttcttcttccacattCGCTGGTAAGCACATCAGCAGCTATCCATTCGTTAGTACCTTCTCGCCTGCAAGCCCAAGATCCACCACTTCACGTCCCCAATCAACCATAGTTCGAGCACAGCGACCTACCTGGCTTCCTGGACTTGACCCACCTCCTCACCTCGATGGAAGGTACGCCATTACCCACTCTTTTCAGATTATAAAAACTGTAGATTGTATTGCCTTTTTCAATGAACGGCCTGTTGCGGAGAATGGAGATACTCCCCATTTGGTTAGCTCAGGGGAATTCATCGAATTTCCAGTTAGCCCACTTCATCCTTTTGGGTTGGGTAATGGTTTTAACGGTTTTTCAATCTCTTTCTTTTGTAGTCTAGCCGGAGATTATGGTTTCGATCCTCTCGGGCTCGGAGAGGATCCAGAAAGTTTGAAATGGTATGTGCAGGCAGAGCTAGTGCATGCTCGTTTCGCCATGGCTGGAGTTGCCGGAATTCTTTTTACTGATGTGAGTCGCTTCTAAAGTCTACAAAAGTAAATAAGGAAATCGATTTGAAGAAATCTTTGTTGGGTAGCCACCATTTTAACTGTTATTTTCCTTCCTATCCAACTGGTTAGACCTTTCAGTGTGGAAAGAACTCGGAAGAGAACCCATGGAACAATGAGCTCACCCTGAGATGAATAGTAAACAATGAAACCCATGGATAAACTTGATTGAATGACTGCAATTTTTCCACTTGGAAAGGAATTCAAAATTCGTTATTTCTAGTCGTCAGGTGGTGATCTTTTAGTGATCTTGCAGTTGCTTCGTGTGACGAGAATAAGCAACGTACCAGTTTGGTATGAAGCAGGGGCTATGAAATTCAACTTTGCCAGCACAGAGACCCTGTTCATTGTTCAACTCTTCTTGATGGGGTAGTATCCTTACCTTTTCCAACTAAAAATTTGATGGTTTTTTCATAGTTCATGCTTCCCttacaaaattattattttcttaatggcGTTTCCTAGAGAAAATTATGAGTTATCTGCAATTCTACCTGGGCTAAGTGTGACAAATTGCTTAATTTGCTCACTATGTTGGCTATATAACAATACCCAGTAGCATTTTGTGTACTTTGAACTTACATCATGCTGAGAATTTGGTAGCTTTAGCACATCTCCAAATCGGCACCAAGAGCTCACATGCTGGTGTTATGACTATCAGAaagtaaattaaataaaaaaacaaaaaaaagtggTCAAAATCTTAATCATCTTACATCTGTATTCATGTATTATGTGTCTTCTTCATTTTTAACACTGTCCATTGGTGTTTTGCTTTGCAAAATTGTATAGATTTGCAGAGACAAAGAGGTACATGGATTTCACTAATCCTGGATCCCAGGCTCAAGAGGGAACCTTCTTCGGGCTTGAAGCCGCACTAGAAGGTTTAGAACCAGGGTAagttttgtttcaaaattatGAATAATCTGGCTCCGAAATTGGGGTGTTTCTGGTTCTACATCACCATCATCAAGTATCATATGTTGTTTCCAATGGCAGTCTAATTGACCCTATTTTCCCACCAAAATATGATTCAAGTTGCAGCTTAACAACCATCATTTCCTGATTTTAACAGCTACCCTGGTGGTCCATTGCTCAATCCTCTTGGTATAGCTAAAGATATAAAAAGAGCTCATGACTGGAAGTTAAAAGAGATCAAGAACGGTTGGCTTTCCCCATGCTTGCTTTGATGTCTCTCTTTGTAATTTGAAGTTGTTTGAACATTGTTGTTCAAGTGAGGATCTTCTGTTGCAGGACGGCTGGCAATGGTGGCCATGCTTGGTATATTCATCCAGGCATATGTGACTCATGTTGGTCCCATCGACAATCTCATGGAACATCTCTCCAACCCGTGGCACAGAACTGTAATCCAGACACTGTATGGTGCAGGTTCTTGAATACAAAGAAACTCAGTTCCTGCTTCACCATTTTCTCTGTGTCATCATATGTTACCTTTGATGGCGATGGATGGTAGTTCATAGTTTCAAAGATGTAACCAAGCTGCATTTCAAGAAAAATGAGCTTACAGGGGCCATGACTTGCCTTAAGTGAACCAGAATAATGAGTTTTAATTTAGGAAGTAGAATATGCAAACTTGACTGTAGCATCACAATATGCTCGGATGGTAATCTACATTTTCACCAGTGAGACATTTCTGAGGCCCTTATGGAACTCCACTATTTTAAGTGTGAACCATAATTCCGATGGTGTCAATTCACTGATAAAATTCGTCACCCAGAGAGAAGCAAGTTTTCCGAGACCAGATTTCAATGACAGTGGGCAGGGGTGGGTGCCCACCGGAAAAGACACTTACATGAAGTTTCCACCATAAAGAGGTTTCCTTCTCCTCGATCTATAACAAGCCTTCAAGGTAATTAAACAAATCCACTAGATTACAATTTAATGCCGACAATCCTAAGAACAATAAATGCGCAAAATACCCATATTTTATCATTGATAATTAATATTAAAGAATTAACAGCTGGGATTTCAAATATTCTTCTTAGTGCATGACCCTAAACAACAGCTCAGGTCATGGGGTCAACCCAGGAACcaaaaagaatttaaaagggaaaataatgaaacaaaaaagaCCACCACTCCAGGAGCTCTGATATAACATTTTCAAACCACCATCTTATGGCCCCTATTATCTCCTTTCTCAATCTCCCCTCactgaaaattgaaattttgaaaatactgTAATCACTAACAAAAAGCTACCTACAGCTAACGGCCAAACCAAGTCTCATCGTTCACCTTCCCAACCCCACTGCTGCCGTGCTGATGCAAGGAACCAATCATTCAATTCACGTAGCATATGTTGACAAATCATCCCAACTTACGAAACACCCACGAGGACCTCAGTTCTCAAACTGCAGCTGAAGCCCCACCAGAAGCTGGTTTAGCAACATAGACTTGCTTCATTTTAGAGACAAAGTTTTTATCGGTCCCTGATGACTGATTTCTTCCTTGGAACCCCATTCTCCGATGAGACCATTCCCCTACAGAACTTGCCTTCTGAGAAAGTCCACCAGTTCTTTGATCCAAATACCCAGTTGGATTAAGGTACTGTTGTGTTGATGAGGTCTGCTGCTGAGAAGACTGGGCCTTGAAAGCAGAGGTCATGCTTTGGCCACTGCTATTGCTCAAGTTGTGAATACCGCCACTCTCACTAGCATTAGTTATAGTGCTTTTGGACGAGTTCTTTGTGACAACAATCTGGGCCTTGCCGTTCCCACTAGATAAGCTGCTAGAAGTCGGTCTACTGGTTGAAACCCGGATGGTGGTGGAACTTGAAGGATCTACCAACCCTAGTTCATCAGGCAAGCGAGTAACAGTGGCATCTGCTGCCACAGGGAAATTCCTGTTGTTGTCCGGAGGTGCTGAAGTTTGAGAGTCGTGGAACCTGTTTACAGTTGATGTTTGGTCCCCGGAAAGTCCATGACTGAACTGTGAGGGAAACACACCCTCTGTCCGCTGCTGCAATGGCATCGATAATGGAACCGTGTGCAGGGGTGATGGAGGAATATGGGACCAGCGGGCTTGGACTGGTATTTCGGCTGAGGACTGGAAGAAACAGATTCATTCAACAATTAGTCTTACTAGTAAAACACTGATGTTAACTAGCATTTGCATGTCCTACCGAAAATGTAGCATTCTACTATACTTGCTTCAAGTGGGGCAGTCCCTTTAATCAATTTCAAAGGCTCATGGATGTGATCTAGCATCACAGCCAACTATGATAAGGAAGCAGGTaatcaatttcaaatttcatcCATGCTATCACTGCTATAATCTTCTCCAAGTTTAGAAAATTCTACCTGGAAAGGAGACATGTCAAACATGGCCAAAGGAGAAGCCATGGGCAACAGTGGTGATCCTGGAGCCAGATGCTGGATGGGAGCAGGCATGCTCGGGGTATTGCGCTGGGAAGAAACCATATTCATATTGTTGATATCCGCCTCCCCAATACCCATTGCTGAAGAAGTAGGGTTGTGCTTCCAGTCAGGTTGCTTCCCTGAGGGAATATACGTGGTACCCATGAAACTCAAGCCAACCTGCCCAAACTGTCCCACTGGTGCAAAATGGTTGTACACAACCATGTGAGGAGGGCCTTGAACACCTGGGATTCCCCCAGAAGGGCTGATGAAAGGACCTGTAAATCCTGCTGGAGGACCATAGAAGGAGTCTACACCAGAGTGGAATTGTTGCCAGCCTCCCAGAGGTCCTGAAGCCGGAGCACTACTTTTCTCTGACTGCGACTGAGTACCGGCAGACTTGTCATGTGGGCCAAACGCAAATATGGGGGCCCCCAGCATGGGATTCATCTCATAGCAAGGAAAATGCGAAGGTGGGGCCCCAGGAAAATGTGACAGCAGTTGGTTGGAAGAATTTTGTGGGCTTGGCAAAGGTGGCCATAAGGAAAGTGATGGAGTCTCAACTGAGAGATCAGCTGGAAGGGCTACAGTCAGTGACTCGACCCTTGACTGAACTGCCAATCGTTGATCACCAGTTACACCTGCCAAAGATAAGTTGATGCTTCATTACTGTGGAGCCAGAAGCAAAAATTTACCCTAAAGAAAGAATAAGGTGGCAATATAGTTATTTTTCCAGAATAATATTACCATTTCCTGTAGTCAACCCATCAATGTCTGCACCTCCAAAAGTTTTAGCATCTGACATCGAGACACAGCATGCGCCCAGGCCATTCCCCACTATCTCATCACTACTGATAGCCGCAACAGCAACTGCAGAGGCAGCTGCCTCAGCTTCAGCCTCAGGATCTTCCAAATGAACACAAGACTCACTGGGGTGCTTCTCTTTTTCAAAGAACAGTGTACAATCATTCTCAGCAGTAGACAGATTGTGGTCAATTGGATCTGACCTACATGCAACAGGAGGGACAATCCCATTTGCAGCAGCCCGGCTGCCAGGAGGTAGAATGGTGGGAGACGTAACAGCACCTGGATGCAAGTGAAGATTGTGGATTAAGCAGTAAGCTGGCAGCTTGAAGGAAGCAGTATTCCAAGTAAAGCAATCATCTCACCAACACGAACACTTACCAAATTGAATTTTTTCCCCTGCAAGCAAGGAGTTGAGGGGACTTGCTGCAGAAGAATATGATTTGTCCTGTGACAAAATGGGTGGTGATGGCTTGCTGGGCTCAATAACAGCACCGGTGTGATCACCAACAGAAGCAACATGTGCTTCAAATCTTGCTGGATTCATAGCCTCATCAAGTTGGGTCTGTGTTAGGGCCATAACCTGGTAATGCAATTAAGTGAGCTCAAAATTTAATAGATTTATGCAATATACAGGATGAGATGGATACATACATTGAAGGTGGACAATAGAAGCATATCTCACCAAGTTACTAGCTCTGAGAGCAACATCAATACATCACCTCATCAGCTTTACAAGTTTCAGGGTTTAATGAACAATATTTGGATGGCCTGTCAGTATTAATTGAGTTTCATTCGCTCCCtccatttatttaaaaatcattgGCTAAAAGATATTGATGGGATGCACTATTCAAAAGGACAGTATTTGTACAATGTTTCAATGTTACAAGtagaattttattaattatatattaaaaaaaaaaaaaaaaaaaaaccctactatACAACTATGGACTCTGCATACTATATAGAAGGGTATATAGCATATTGTCTGTCTCAAAACATAACTGACAACCACATGGTATTGAGGTATTACAAAGACCAGCTTAATTCTAACAAACCTTCAAACTAAGCAAGGAAGAAATACAAAAGCACTCAAGATCAAAATCTAAGACACTACAGATAAATAAAATCAAGTTAAGTACATGATGACtgtaaacaaataaaaggaaaataagaaaacaaaaagagaattcgatggagggttgagaagggggaagaagaaggttaggttttgggcatctcacccctcaagtttaggcatctcacctagggcatctcacccaattgCATCCCACAgtacaacagcataagccatctttttttatttaactcaAATCTGTCTTCTCATTATAATCCCACAGCACActctcacaacaaacaaataaaagaaaaataagaaaacaaaaagaaaatccgatggagggttgagaagcgggaagaagaaggttaggttttgggcatctcacctagggcatctcacccaactacatcccacaacacaacataagccatctttttttgtttaactcaaatctgtcttctcattataattgatgggctataaatagccttacattgcttggacacgaaggcataataaaaaaaggaaactaaagctCAAAAGAAAACCTTCTAATTTaacttctaacttgctaaccaagtaagagtaaattagaaactaacaactaatgataaaaaggaaactaagttacaaaatagaaacttcttttgaccaacaaaataggaaaacaaCAAGCtcactaagaaaatagaaactaactaaaaaaggaaacaaatcttccGAAGTTACAAAGCTTACTTACCAAgataaagcaaagaaataaaaatagaaactaatatctaataTCCTAACAAGTGCTGGCAGCATCTTTCCCAAACCAGCTGTCAATATTGGACCCCAATACCTGCGTGAACAGTAACAGCAGGTTGGCTGATctgattggagaaaaataagGCTAGTTCGCTGCACGAAACTGAACCAGACCTGAACCAGAATTGGGCCAGCATCGAATTCTCTTTTGGacagctcgatctacatcacAACCAGCGGAGCTATATTCCAGATTGGGATAGATGTCGAGTCAGCCCAAAGAGAATCGGATTCTTCCCATTCTGCCACATCAACCAGCTGAGTTGTAGGGAGTAGTTTGAGAGAAATCAGCAAGAACCTGTCAAGTTTCATCCCCTCCCTCCTCCATTGAACCAACATATTTGGGAGATTTTCTTCCAATTTGGTGGGCTTCCATGCCACCTAGCTTGAAGATATATTAGCAGAGGCCAGGCTGTTGTTTGCATGGAGATTATTTTCCAGAGTTTCCTTGGCTATTGACTTGCTGATTTGTCCGAAGATTAACTCCAGATTTCGTGGGTCTAGCACCAGCTTTATGAAGACCAAGTTTGAAGACTGGTTTGCCTTGAGCAACTTATGGGAGGGATTATCTCCAGACTTCTAGATGATCCCAATGGCCAATAGAATTGACAGCTTCATTAGTCCTTTATTTTAAGGAGTTTTTAAGCTGTTGTGTGGAGGACTTGTTAGGATTAGTTTTAAATAGATATTTGTTTCTATTTAGATTTAATTTCAGTTATTTGATGTAAATAGAGTAGAGACTTAGTTTCCAATTAGTATTTGGAGCCAAGCATCGAGACTGGCTCAGGTTACTTCCACATGGCATTGGGATGGAATAATTCCATTCAATTGCCACACCTGCTATAATCTAGGAGATGTGCAAAATGAAAACATAGAGAATAAGTACAATTGAAAGAAAGATCAAGGCTGTGAGGGGTTTTCTGATAATGCACAAGCCACTCCCATGCATGTAAAATAACACTTCTGATAGAAACTAGAGTAATATTCTTAAGCTGGGAAAAGATGTCAGAAGCTTGCTTTACCAAGCTGTGAAATATCGTGGGTCTAGCACCAGCTTTATGAAGACCAAGTTTGAAGACTGGTTTGCCTCGAGCAACTTATGGGAGGGATTATCCCAAGACTTCTAGATGATCCCAATGGCCAATAGAATTGACAGCTTCATTAGTCCTTTATTTTAAGGAGTTTTTAAGCTGTTGTGTGGAGGACTTGTCAGGATTAGTTTTAAATAGATATTTGTTTCTATTTAGATTTAATTTCAGTTATTTGATGTAAATAGAGTAGAGACTTAGTTTCCAATTAGTATTTGGAGCCAAGCATCAAGACTGGCTCAGGTTTCTTCCACATGGCATTGGGATGGAATAATTCCATTCAATTGCCACACCTGCTATAATCTAGGAGATGTgcaaaatgaaaacaaagagaATAAGTACAATTGAAAGAAAGATCAAGGCTGTGAGGGGTTTTCTGATAATGCACAAGCCACTCCCATGCATGTAAAATAACACTTCTGATAGAAACTAGAGTAATATTCTTAAGCTGGGAAAAGATGTCAGAAGCTTGCTTTACCAAGCTGTGAGAACATTAAATTGTCCCCACCCACCagaccccccccccttttgagggAACTGGTATGACAACAATAGCAGTGACAATATGACATTGAAATATCCGGAAGTGGCTTGCTCCAGATGTCACAAACTAGAGTAATATTTCAATACCTGTTGATTAATCCGGGCATTGCTCCAGGAAGTCAGGGATGTTTGAACATTATCCAGAACCCCATTTTTGTTATCAAATGGTAAACCCGCCCCAATGCTAGTTCCAACACTAGATATGACAGAGATGGAGCCTGTCTGAAGAGACCTGTTGACAGATTGACAATCACTTTAAGCCTAAACATGATCTGCATCAATGAAATAAAATTCCAGCTAAAATATTTGACATACTTGATATTATGGGATCTTTTTTCCGTCTGGACATCAGTATTCACAGCAGGAGTGCCAATAGGAGGCAAGGGTTGTGATATCACAGTGGAAGTAAATCCAGGAGATACTTCAACATTTGACAATGCCCGCCCATCAGTGATGACGGATTCAGAACACTTGTTACTCGCTGCTTCATCCAATGATGTAGGGATTTTATTTGAATTGTTGGAAACAACATTTTGTGAAGGAGCACGAGGTTTTCGAGGTGCCTGGCATGGGAAATCAATAAATGCTTATTCCTTACAACAAAAAGTGTAAGATGAGATCATAAAAGGATAAGATAAATATTACAAGGTATAATACCTTTATGACCCTCGACTTGGCCTtaatttccttttctctctgTTCTCGCCGATCATTCAACATCTGCCTTTTAGACCTCACCTCAATGAAGTCATCTTCGTCACTAGGGGCTTCTATGCCAGATTGTTTGAAAACACGCACAACACCACTTTGCAGGGGAGCATCAACATCCTCCTCAGAACTGCTATTTCTCTTCAAGTTTCCCTCTCCAGAGTGTCCGATAACAGGCGAAGATGTAACCCTCTTTGTTGAAGCTTCTTTCCCTTGTCCCTTTTCCATCTTGCTTTCAGAATCAACCATATGTGAACTGAGTGAACCAAAGTGTATGCTTTCAGATTGAATTGACTGCTTAGATTGTTTGGCTGAAACAAAATCCCTCTTGGCCCCACTTCTTGGATAGAGTCCAGACACCTTTCcattcaaatttggattttcatccAGTATACTGTTACTTGAAACTACAGTTTCCATTTTCCTCCTATCAGCATTCTCTCGCACTCTAAATTCAGTACGCCGGATGTTCCTTTGAGACCTCCTCTGAAATCCACTAGTATCCAAACGAGCAGATGCCTCAGGACCTGGAAATGATGATTTTGGACCAGAATTCTTGACAGTGTAAAtgagtttctttccttttccaccaGACATTGGGCCAGGAGCCTTTGACGCATTCAAAGCTCTTTCACTAGAAAGAAAATGGGATGAATTTGATTCACAATGCAAAGGCCCCTGGGATTCTCCATTATTAGATATCAATCTATTGTTTTTCTTCCCAGACCGATCATGATACCTTTGATCCTGGGAAATTGGGGCTGATTTAGACTTTTTTTCACCAAGAATGGAGCTCTCCAATAGACTCTGAGAAGTTGGAACTTCATCATCCACTCTTTCTCTAGGAGGTAAATTGGTCTCATTGTCCACATTTTCCTGAGATAAATCCAACGGCTTTGGTACAAGGACAGGTTGGTTATCCATCAGAACAGATGATGCTTTATCTTTCACAGCGGGTATCTGACTAGAAGTGTCTTGACCTGCTTGATTATGCAAAGGACCTCCCTGATTCTGATTCAAAGAGTAATGGCCTGGAACAGTAGGCTGAACAAAAGGCATTGATTGAGGAGCCAACGGCAAAATTCCCTGAGAGATGGGAGAAGGATACCTGAGTTGACCAAACTGGAAGAAAGAAGGTTGTGACGGGTGTATTTGAGTAAGAGATGGCCCAACCTGAGGATGTAAATGGAGAGGCATCTGTATAGAACCAATCTGTATGGCTGTAACTGGAGATGGTATAAGGGACGGGCCAGAGAACAGGCCAAACTGCAGCTTGACAGGTCCATCAGTTTGGCTTGGAACTGCAGAAACAGTTGACACGACAGCTG
Above is a window of Macadamia integrifolia cultivar HAES 741 unplaced genomic scaffold, SCU_Mint_v3 scaffold1495, whole genome shotgun sequence DNA encoding:
- the LOC122063940 gene encoding photosystem I chlorophyll a/b-binding protein 5, chloroplastic codes for the protein MAATMGSRTLFHPFSAAAAAASSSSSSTFAGKHISSYPFVSTFSPASPRSTTSRPQSTIVRAQRPTWLPGLDPPPHLDGSLAGDYGFDPLGLGEDPESLKWYVQAELVHARFAMAGVAGILFTDLLRVTRISNVPVWYEAGAMKFNFASTETLFIVQLFLMGFAETKRYMDFTNPGSQAQEGTFFGLEAALEGLEPGYPGGPLLNPLGIAKDIKRAHDWKLKEIKNGRLAMVAMLGIFIQAYVTHVGPIDNLMEHLSNPWHRTVIQTLYGAGS